One window of Desulfovulcanus ferrireducens genomic DNA carries:
- the fsa gene encoding fructose-6-phosphate aldolase, which translates to MKFFLDTANINEIKRIQEFGLVDGVTTNPTLLAKEGGRWEEIVESICKLVDGPVHLEVVSTNARDIVREAKDLIKFGPNVVAKISMSMEAIEAVRILSSMGIPTNVSLIFSPLQALMAAKAGANYVSPFVGRLDDLGHDGMELVSQIISIFENYGFDTEVIVSSIRHPGHVLDAALMGADIATIPFKVIQKLSHYPEYFYSS; encoded by the coding sequence GTGAAATTTTTTCTTGATACTGCAAACATTAATGAAATCAAAAGAATTCAGGAATTTGGACTTGTCGACGGAGTCACAACCAATCCCACTTTGCTGGCAAAAGAAGGAGGCAGGTGGGAAGAAATTGTCGAGTCAATCTGTAAGCTTGTGGATGGTCCGGTACACTTGGAAGTAGTGAGCACAAATGCCAGAGACATTGTCCGGGAAGCCAAAGACTTGATCAAATTTGGTCCCAATGTGGTGGCCAAAATTTCTATGAGCATGGAAGCAATCGAAGCCGTGCGTATTCTTTCCTCCATGGGAATTCCAACAAATGTAAGCCTGATTTTTTCTCCACTCCAGGCCCTGATGGCTGCAAAAGCAGGAGCCAACTACGTCAGTCCATTCGTAGGCCGTTTGGATGATCTTGGCCATGATGGCATGGAACTGGTTTCACAGATCATATCTATTTTTGAAAATTATGGCTTTGATACAGAAGTGATCGTGTCGAGCATCAGACATCCGGGTCATGTTTTAGATGCAGCCTTAATGGGAGCAGACATTGCCACCATCCCATTCAAAGTAATTCAAAAATTGAGTCATTATCCGGAATATTTTTACAGCTCATAA
- a CDS encoding amino acid ABC transporter permease translates to MNRDKEIKIDVTDGAAIPSPKDKGLVTAWRITLIGALLTIILLVAFKPDPYLRILKFVPDGILVTFEVTFLSIALSLIVGLLTGLGRIARNRFVNLIASIYVEVIRGIPLLVQLFYIYYALGSFVQVPPFLAAVLAMTICYGAYMGEVFRAGIESIDHGQTEAARSLGFNRTQTMFYVIIPQAMRTILPPVGNEFIALLKDTSLVSILAVADLLRRGREFATETFAYFETYTMIALIYLLITLILSKMVSIMEEKMKPYE, encoded by the coding sequence ATGAATAGAGACAAAGAAATTAAAATTGACGTCACTGACGGTGCAGCTATACCCTCGCCAAAAGATAAAGGCCTGGTAACGGCTTGGCGAATAACTCTCATTGGGGCATTGCTGACCATAATACTCCTGGTCGCCTTTAAGCCGGACCCCTATTTACGTATTTTAAAATTTGTTCCGGATGGAATTTTGGTTACTTTTGAGGTAACCTTTTTATCCATAGCCTTATCTTTGATTGTGGGCCTGTTGACCGGTTTAGGTAGAATAGCCCGTAATCGGTTTGTTAATCTTATTGCTTCTATTTATGTTGAAGTAATTCGAGGCATTCCCCTCCTGGTTCAACTTTTTTACATCTATTATGCCCTGGGCAGTTTTGTTCAAGTCCCCCCTTTTTTGGCGGCAGTACTAGCCATGACAATCTGCTATGGGGCGTATATGGGGGAAGTTTTTCGTGCCGGCATAGAGTCCATTGATCATGGACAAACAGAAGCGGCAAGATCGCTGGGATTTAATCGCACGCAGACCATGTTTTACGTAATCATCCCCCAGGCCATGCGCACGATCCTGCCTCCGGTGGGTAATGAATTCATAGCCTTGCTCAAAGATACATCTCTGGTTTCAATTTTGGCTGTAGCCGATCTTTTACGGCGAGGAAGAGAGTTTGCGACCGAAACCTTTGCTTATTTTGAAACATACACCATGATCGCTCTCATTTACTTGCTTATTACCTTGATTTTGTCCAAAATGGTGAGCATCATGGAAGAAAAGATGAAGCCTTATGAGTGA
- a CDS encoding LapA family protein, with translation MRYVKVAILVLIFFFSMLFFVQNTELLSMSLSLKLDILGNHFESREIPIYLLILIAFVVGAFISLFYFLAEKIKLSKQLRVCKSKIADLEKEVNSLRNMPLEEERFSTDSETTGS, from the coding sequence ATGCGTTATGTAAAAGTCGCTATCCTGGTTTTGATCTTCTTCTTTTCCATGCTCTTTTTTGTTCAGAACACAGAGCTTTTATCTATGTCTTTGTCCTTAAAACTTGATATTTTGGGTAACCATTTCGAGAGCCGGGAAATACCTATTTATCTTCTGATTCTAATAGCCTTTGTAGTCGGTGCTTTTATCTCTCTATTCTACTTTCTTGCCGAAAAAATTAAACTCTCCAAGCAGTTAAGAGTTTGCAAAAGCAAGATTGCCGATCTTGAAAAAGAGGTCAACTCATTACGCAATATGCCCCTAGAAGAAGAAAGATTTTCAACTGATTCTGAAACTACGGGTTCTTAA
- a CDS encoding HIT family protein — MKTLWAPWRIEYILGPKPEECVFCLPEHTDEDEQRLVLHRGKFCFVIMNKYPYSSGHLMVPPYRHVKCLTELSREEAHEMMDYMQVCTDILKKAFNPHGINIGLNIGEAAGAGIEEHLHFHLVPRWIGDHSFMAVMSETMVIPEHLRTTYGKLKPYFEKVKS, encoded by the coding sequence ATGAAAACTCTCTGGGCGCCATGGAGAATTGAGTACATTCTGGGGCCTAAGCCTGAGGAATGTGTTTTTTGTTTGCCTGAGCATACCGATGAAGACGAACAAAGGCTGGTTCTACATAGGGGAAAATTTTGTTTTGTGATCATGAATAAATACCCGTATAGTAGCGGACATCTCATGGTACCCCCCTATAGACACGTAAAGTGCTTAACAGAGCTTTCAAGAGAAGAAGCCCATGAGATGATGGATTATATGCAGGTTTGTACGGATATTTTGAAAAAAGCTTTTAATCCCCATGGCATTAATATAGGTCTAAATATCGGGGAAGCTGCCGGAGCTGGCATTGAAGAACACCTGCATTTTCATCTTGTTCCTCGCTGGATCGGAGACCATTCATTCATGGCTGTTATGAGTGAAACCATGGTTATTCCCGAACATTTGCGAACAACTTATGGCAAGCTTAAACCCTATTTTGAAAAGGTTAAATCGTAA
- a CDS encoding amino acid ABC transporter ATP-binding protein — translation MSDKTPIIQIKNIYKYFGQVIALNNVSLDIKPQEKVVIIGPSGSGKSTLLRTINRLESVDRGKIIVDGQDITDGKCDINKVRMELGMVFQNFNLFPHKTVLQNLTMAPIKLKKIPQKEAEDIAFKLLEKVGIRDKANAYPGQLSGGQQQRVAIARALAMNPKIMLFDEPTSALDPEMIGEVLDVMVNLAMEGMTMVVVTHEMGFARQVADRVVFMDAGQILEVGTPEHFFTKPEHPRTKKFLSQIL, via the coding sequence ATGAGTGATAAAACTCCGATTATTCAAATCAAAAATATTTACAAATATTTTGGCCAGGTAATTGCCTTAAATAATGTATCGCTTGATATTAAACCACAAGAAAAGGTGGTTATTATCGGGCCGAGTGGATCAGGGAAAAGCACCCTCCTTCGCACCATTAACCGCCTAGAGAGCGTTGATCGCGGAAAAATTATTGTCGATGGCCAGGATATCACTGATGGTAAATGTGATATTAATAAGGTGCGTATGGAGCTAGGTATGGTTTTTCAAAACTTTAACCTTTTCCCCCATAAAACTGTCCTGCAAAACCTGACCATGGCTCCGATAAAATTAAAGAAAATTCCTCAGAAAGAGGCTGAAGATATAGCTTTTAAACTCCTGGAAAAGGTGGGCATCCGAGATAAGGCCAATGCTTATCCCGGACAGTTGTCCGGGGGACAGCAACAACGCGTGGCCATAGCCCGGGCCCTGGCCATGAATCCCAAAATTATGCTTTTTGACGAACCAACTTCAGCCCTTGACCCGGAAATGATTGGTGAAGTGCTTGATGTCATGGTAAACTTGGCAATGGAGGGCATGACCATGGTGGTAGTAACTCACGAAATGGGTTTTGCTCGCCAGGTTGCCGACCGGGTGGTATTTATGGATGCAGGTCAGATTTTAGAAGTTGGTACACCTGAGCATTTTTTTACTAAACCCGAGCACCCAAGAACAAAGAAGTTTTTAAGCCAAATTTTGTAA
- a CDS encoding CBS domain-containing protein → MKKSKIKAEIIITCHLNADFDALAAMVAASKLHPEAVLIFPGSQEKNIKNFFIQSATYLYNFKSIKDIDCAQVKKLVIVDTRQKSRVSHVQAILDNPGLEIHIYDHHPDSEEDIQGKINIIKPWGSTTAILTHIIKDKKIDLSDDEATILGLGLYEDTGCFTFNSTTEHDLLAAAWLKTKGMDLNIISDMINRDLSAEQISILNALLESATTHKINGVEIVVAEVSLDYYVGDFALLAHKLLDMENIRVLFAIGRMQDRIHVVARSRTKEVDVGRICSSLGGGGHPFAASATIKDRTPAQVKDELFALLYSQITPKNLVKDLMSSPPICTEKNKTMAQAAELMTRFGLKAVPILDEKTRKCVGILEHQLAEKAVSHGLGHVPVKEYMLREFVALGPEDDLYQVIEIILGQRQRLVPIIENEQVIGVITRTDLINILIKEPGRIPEALFSEKKRERNISSLLRDRLPKDLYNLLKLAGKLAQEMGYELFCVGGFVRDILLNQPNLDVDLVVEGDGIAFAKKLAAKLKGRVRAHQKFRTAVVILENGQRIDVATARLEYYEYPAALPTVELSSIKMDLYRRDFTINALAVHLNPDQFGKMVDFFGGQKDLKEKVIRVLHALSFVEDPTRIIRAIRFEQRFGFRIGKQTERLIKNAINLNIFPRLSGRRIFQELKMIFAENNPLACLKRMDGFGLLKAIHPLLNLTPNILKILGEIEKVLSWHKLLYLEEKVEKWLVYFLGLCSTFNDDQTKLITKRLNFSKKEEENLLGLQRQINETAAKIYKWQQGQQKLSDLYFILDPLPLEGLLYLMAKSQKDEMRKNISLFVTRLRQLPVLITGKDLKELGVEPGPVYGQILRELRAAQVDGLASDRKSQLEWLKKIINREVKPKV, encoded by the coding sequence ATGAAAAAATCAAAGATCAAAGCCGAGATTATTATTACCTGTCACTTGAATGCTGACTTCGACGCCTTAGCAGCTATGGTTGCGGCCAGTAAATTACATCCTGAAGCAGTGCTCATTTTTCCAGGTAGTCAGGAAAAAAATATCAAAAATTTTTTTATTCAGAGTGCAACATATTTATATAATTTTAAATCTATTAAAGACATTGACTGTGCGCAGGTGAAAAAACTGGTCATTGTCGATACCAGGCAAAAATCCAGAGTCTCTCACGTCCAAGCTATCCTGGATAATCCTGGTCTCGAAATCCATATTTATGATCACCACCCCGATTCTGAAGAAGATATTCAGGGAAAAATAAATATAATCAAACCCTGGGGCTCAACCACAGCCATACTTACTCATATTATAAAGGATAAAAAAATAGACCTGAGCGATGACGAGGCCACAATTCTGGGGTTGGGGCTGTATGAAGATACAGGTTGCTTTACTTTCAATTCCACCACAGAACATGACCTTCTGGCTGCGGCCTGGTTAAAAACAAAGGGCATGGATTTGAATATCATCTCAGATATGATCAATCGCGATTTAAGCGCTGAACAGATTTCTATTCTTAACGCCCTGTTGGAATCCGCTACTACACATAAAATAAACGGGGTAGAAATTGTCGTAGCCGAGGTATCTCTGGACTATTATGTGGGGGATTTTGCCCTGCTAGCCCATAAACTCCTGGACATGGAAAATATTCGGGTTCTCTTTGCCATAGGTCGCATGCAGGATCGGATTCATGTAGTTGCCAGGAGCAGAACCAAGGAAGTAGATGTAGGCCGGATATGTTCGTCCCTGGGTGGTGGAGGACATCCTTTTGCTGCCTCTGCCACTATTAAAGACAGGACTCCGGCTCAGGTCAAAGATGAACTTTTTGCCCTTCTCTATTCTCAGATAACCCCTAAAAACCTGGTCAAGGACCTTATGTCCAGTCCCCCTATCTGTACGGAGAAAAATAAAACCATGGCCCAGGCCGCGGAACTGATGACTCGATTTGGCCTCAAGGCAGTACCAATTTTGGATGAAAAGACCAGGAAATGTGTAGGCATTCTTGAACACCAGTTGGCTGAAAAGGCAGTCAGTCATGGCCTGGGCCATGTGCCTGTCAAGGAATACATGTTGCGTGAATTCGTAGCCCTGGGCCCTGAAGATGATCTGTACCAAGTTATTGAGATCATCCTGGGCCAGAGACAAAGGCTTGTGCCTATTATTGAAAATGAACAGGTCATTGGGGTTATTACACGCACAGATCTTATCAATATTTTAATCAAAGAACCGGGCCGTATTCCAGAAGCCCTTTTCTCGGAAAAGAAAAGAGAACGAAACATTTCTTCCCTTTTAAGGGATCGTCTGCCCAAGGACTTGTATAACCTCCTGAAACTTGCCGGTAAGCTCGCCCAGGAAATGGGGTATGAGCTTTTTTGTGTCGGAGGTTTTGTCCGTGACATTTTACTTAACCAGCCCAATCTGGATGTAGACCTGGTGGTCGAGGGAGATGGTATTGCCTTTGCCAAAAAATTGGCCGCAAAACTTAAAGGAAGGGTGAGAGCACATCAAAAATTCAGGACGGCTGTGGTTATCCTGGAAAATGGTCAGCGTATAGATGTGGCCACGGCCAGATTGGAATATTACGAGTACCCTGCCGCCCTACCCACTGTGGAGTTGTCCAGCATAAAAATGGACCTGTATCGCAGGGATTTTACCATAAATGCCCTGGCTGTCCACTTAAATCCCGACCAGTTTGGCAAGATGGTCGATTTTTTTGGCGGACAAAAAGACTTAAAAGAAAAGGTAATTCGCGTCCTGCATGCCTTGAGTTTTGTGGAAGATCCCACCCGCATAATCAGGGCCATCCGCTTTGAACAACGTTTTGGCTTTCGCATAGGCAAGCAGACTGAACGACTAATTAAGAATGCGATAAACTTAAATATTTTCCCCAGGTTGTCCGGCCGGCGAATTTTTCAGGAACTGAAAATGATCTTTGCCGAAAACAATCCCCTGGCCTGTCTAAAACGCATGGATGGTTTTGGTCTACTGAAGGCTATTCATCCACTGCTCAATTTAACACCGAATATACTGAAAATTCTTGGTGAAATTGAGAAGGTTCTGAGTTGGCACAAGCTTTTGTACCTGGAAGAAAAGGTAGAAAAGTGGCTGGTTTATTTTTTGGGTTTATGTAGCACATTCAATGACGACCAAACTAAACTCATTACCAAAAGGTTAAATTTTTCCAAAAAGGAAGAAGAGAATCTTTTGGGGTTACAGAGGCAGATCAATGAAACAGCTGCCAAAATTTACAAATGGCAGCAAGGGCAGCAAAAATTAAGCGATCTCTACTTTATTTTAGACCCCCTCCCCTTGGAAGGCTTGCTGTATTTAATGGCCAAAAGTCAAAAAGATGAAATGCGCAAAAATATTTCTCTTTTTGTAACCAGGTTGCGTCAACTGCCGGTCTTGATTACCGGAAAAGATTTAAAGGAGTTGGGTGTTGAGCCAGGTCCTGTTTATGGACAAATTTTAAGAGAATTGCGTGCTGCTCAGGTAGATGGTTTAGCTAGTGACCGGAAAAGTCAGCTTGAATGGCTAAAAAAGATTATAAATCGGGAGGTAAAGCCCAAAGTTTAA
- the folK gene encoding 2-amino-4-hydroxy-6-hydroxymethyldihydropteridine diphosphokinase, with the protein MKSVNAYIGLGSNLGSQPEKNLSLAINEIRSLEGVRITKKSKIYWTEPQGLKDQPWFANQVIKASCTRKWTAHNLLSALLAIEDRLGRKRLQKWGPRKIDLDLLLFDQEIMNTEFLTLPHPELKNRAFVLVPLLEISPDLQLPDQTKIKDIIQNLSYKFEKNKIWQD; encoded by the coding sequence ATGAAATCTGTAAACGCATATATTGGGCTTGGTTCAAATTTAGGCAGCCAACCGGAAAAAAACTTATCGTTGGCCATAAATGAAATCCGGTCACTGGAAGGGGTACGCATAACCAAAAAATCTAAAATTTATTGGACCGAACCACAAGGCCTTAAAGACCAGCCTTGGTTTGCCAACCAGGTCATAAAAGCGTCCTGTACCAGGAAATGGACAGCACATAACTTGCTCAGCGCCTTACTTGCCATTGAAGACAGGTTGGGGCGAAAACGGCTGCAGAAATGGGGGCCTCGAAAAATTGATCTGGATCTGTTGCTTTTTGATCAGGAAATAATGAACACTGAGTTTTTAACTCTTCCTCATCCAGAACTAAAAAACAGGGCCTTTGTACTTGTTCCGCTTTTAGAAATTAGTCCTGATCTTCAACTGCCGGATCAAACAAAAATTAAAGACATTATTCAAAATTTATCCTACAAATTTGAGAAAAATAAAATCTGGCAAGACTAG
- a CDS encoding basic amino acid ABC transporter substrate-binding protein, whose amino-acid sequence MFKKFFMLMAFCLIFSQTALARTIVFAVDATWPPMEFVNEDKEIVGYSIDYMKAAAKEAGFTPVFKNTAWDGIFAGLAGGNYDAICSSVSITPERKKAMDFSEPYFKVSQGLVVPKESKAKSLEDMKGKVVGAQIGTTGYFAVKKVPGVVAKSYDEIGLAMQDLLNGRIDGVVCDDPVAAQYALREPKFSEKLKIGAIIDSGDEYYGIAVKKGNKEVLDLINKGIRAVKAKGIEKQIKEKWFGSN is encoded by the coding sequence ATGTTTAAAAAATTTTTTATGTTGATGGCTTTTTGTTTAATCTTTTCCCAGACGGCTCTAGCCAGGACTATTGTCTTTGCAGTGGACGCCACTTGGCCTCCAATGGAATTTGTCAATGAAGACAAAGAAATTGTTGGTTATTCCATTGATTACATGAAGGCTGCAGCCAAGGAAGCTGGATTTACTCCGGTATTCAAAAACACAGCCTGGGATGGGATCTTTGCCGGCCTTGCCGGGGGCAATTACGATGCCATCTGTTCTTCAGTAAGTATTACTCCTGAACGGAAAAAAGCCATGGATTTCAGCGAACCATATTTTAAAGTCAGCCAGGGTCTGGTTGTGCCCAAAGAAAGCAAAGCCAAGAGCCTTGAAGACATGAAAGGAAAAGTTGTTGGAGCCCAAATCGGCACCACTGGTTATTTTGCCGTTAAAAAAGTTCCAGGAGTTGTTGCCAAGTCTTATGATGAAATCGGTTTGGCCATGCAGGATCTTTTAAATGGCCGTATTGATGGTGTTGTTTGTGACGATCCTGTTGCTGCCCAGTATGCGCTTAGAGAACCAAAATTTTCTGAAAAATTAAAGATTGGGGCTATTATAGACTCAGGTGATGAATATTATGGTATTGCAGTAAAGAAAGGGAATAAAGAAGTTCTGGATTTAATTAATAAAGGTATCCGTGCAGTTAAAGCCAAGGGCATTGAGAAACAAATTAAAGAGAAGTGGTTTGGAAGCAACTAA
- the xerD gene encoding site-specific tyrosine recombinase XerD: MDATDAIDSFLEHLLVVKGLSPKTVEAYATDLKSFQSFLINKNYSLIKVSENILFLYLLFLRQKGLQSRTLARHMAALRGFYAFLQEQNLIPENPAQFLENPKLPRLLPKALTVPEVNKLLMAPKPNTKLGFRDKAMLELMYAAGLRVSELIALKPLDYDEQVGLLKIWGKGSKQRLVPIHLTAGKWLNTYLKIWRQKFTPKEDYIFLNRSGKALTRQGVWKIIKKYAKLAGLKQTISPHTLRHSFATHLLEGGADLRTVQILLGHADISATEIYTHIQTSRLLDIHKKFHPRDFNLVK; this comes from the coding sequence ATGGACGCTACAGACGCAATAGACAGTTTTCTCGAGCATCTTCTCGTGGTCAAGGGGTTATCACCCAAAACCGTTGAAGCTTATGCTACGGATTTAAAGTCATTTCAAAGTTTTTTAATCAATAAAAATTATTCTTTGATTAAAGTTAGCGAAAACATTCTTTTTCTGTATCTTCTTTTTTTACGCCAGAAGGGTTTACAAAGCAGGACCCTGGCTCGCCATATGGCTGCCCTGCGTGGTTTTTATGCCTTTTTGCAGGAACAAAATCTTATACCTGAAAATCCAGCCCAGTTTTTAGAAAATCCCAAACTCCCTCGCCTCTTACCCAAAGCTTTGACTGTACCAGAGGTCAATAAGCTTTTAATGGCTCCAAAGCCGAATACAAAGCTTGGTTTCAGAGACAAAGCCATGCTCGAACTTATGTATGCGGCAGGGTTAAGGGTTTCCGAACTGATTGCACTCAAGCCATTAGATTACGACGAGCAGGTTGGGCTCTTAAAAATATGGGGTAAGGGAAGCAAACAAAGACTGGTTCCCATTCATTTAACCGCTGGTAAGTGGTTGAATACCTATCTGAAAATATGGAGGCAGAAATTCACGCCTAAAGAAGATTATATTTTCTTAAACCGTTCGGGAAAGGCCTTGACTCGACAGGGAGTATGGAAAATCATCAAGAAATATGCAAAATTGGCCGGACTCAAACAAACAATTTCCCCGCATACTTTAAGGCACTCCTTTGCCACCCACCTTCTGGAAGGAGGAGCTGACCTGCGTACAGTACAAATTTTGCTGGGGCACGCTGATATAAGTGCCACGGAAATTTATACCCACATACAAACCAGCAGGCTACTGGATATACATAAAAAATTTCATCCGCGTGACTTTAATTTAGTTAAATAG
- a CDS encoding transcriptional regulator, with the protein MIKLLIFVVAGYFLFKLLTNDKKKKKEMQEKKKENLAANGIMVKDPICGTYVPKDGDIRVRQGENVYHFCCYECRDKFLKQIEQG; encoded by the coding sequence ATGATTAAGTTACTAATTTTCGTTGTAGCCGGTTATTTTCTTTTCAAACTTCTCACTAATGACAAAAAGAAAAAGAAAGAAATGCAAGAAAAGAAAAAAGAAAATTTGGCCGCTAACGGAATAATGGTTAAAGATCCAATTTGCGGAACTTACGTGCCTAAAGACGGAGATATCAGGGTCAGGCAGGGAGAAAATGTATATCATTTTTGCTGCTATGAGTGTCGGGACAAATTTTTAAAGCAAATTGAGCAAGGCTAA